DNA from Opitutales bacterium:
TTGAGCCTGATTTTTTTGCAAACCGTGCCAAGGACGCGTTGCGTTCAATGAAAAATTTCACCGGAGCTGGGGGGGCGGTAAAAGGTAAGGCCATCGAGGTTCAGGGAGACGTCCGGGATCGTCTTCAGCCTTGGCTTGAAGATAAGGGATACCGCGTGGTGCGCGCTGGCGGCTAAAGAGTCTTTTAAGCCCTCAAGTATACGATAATGGGTGAAAGCTTTGGAATCTGGCTGATTTAGAAAATCAAAATACTCCGTGCGTAACACTGGAGATGAATTACGAAGTAGCTCCGCGCATAGAAGAGATGGCGACCCACGAGCGCCCTCAGGAACGTTTAGAAAGCCTCGGAGCTAAGGCGCTTTCTGATGCTGAGTTGTTGGCTCTAGTGTTACGCAGTGGAACACCGGATATTGATGTGCTCAGCCTTTCGAGGAACTTAGTCGACGATGCAGGATCGCTGGCTCGACTGCTTACGCGCAGTCGCGATGATTTTTTGAATTACGCTGGTGTCGGCCGCGTGAAAGCTGTGCAGCTCGCCGCAATTTTGGAGATCGCACGTCGTGTCTCAGCTGAGCAAGCCGCGGAATTGCCCACGGTCGATACGCCCGATAGCGTGTGGCGTGTCTTGCGCAGCCGAGTAATGCATTTAGAAGTCGAAAAGTTCTATGTATTGCTACTCAACCGTAAAAACAGACTGTTGCGCATCGAGGAGGTTACGTCAGGAACTGCTACGGCGAGCTTGGTTCATCCGCGCGAGGTGTTTCGTGCTGCAGTCAGCGCCGGAGCAGTAGCGATGATCTGTGCTCATAACCACCCCAGTGGTGATCCTCTACCCAGCGCACAAGACATCAGAATAACCCGTCAATTGCGTGAAGCATCG
Protein-coding regions in this window:
- the radC gene encoding DNA repair protein RadC, whose translation is MNYEVAPRIEEMATHERPQERLESLGAKALSDAELLALVLRSGTPDIDVLSLSRNLVDDAGSLARLLTRSRDDFLNYAGVGRVKAVQLAAILEIARRVSAEQAAELPTVDTPDSVWRVLRSRVMHLEVEKFYVLLLNRKNRLLRIEEVTSGTATASLVHPREVFRAAVSAGAVAMICAHNHPSGDPLPSAQDIRITRQLREASRVMQIELVDHVILGESQHAIAGLRYYSFSQLSHRNSNFSWTTDYGYAVNQVFC